From Zhongshania aliphaticivorans, one genomic window encodes:
- a CDS encoding cupredoxin domain-containing protein has translation MKVYLLFTSLAALIMFAGAAISSDMMTGNGGAVKIQSYAFGPKTITSQPGKEIVWINNDSASHSILIDGHESPRLRKGGEYHYTFSASGEYHYQCGIHPAMKGTIIITENGTGNTSPSIPTSLKPRPVTEKSMPAMSSTSTPQPRPKAVQNDIAAGKDTVSIVDFMRFSPEVLTVTAGTEVTWNNHDGSNHIIQVGNIRSPRLRHNASFSYRFDKPGEYPYICGIHGNKMSGKIIVK, from the coding sequence GTGAAAGTCTATTTATTATTTACGTCGTTAGCCGCGCTAATCATGTTTGCGGGTGCAGCAATTTCTTCCGATATGATGACAGGCAATGGCGGTGCGGTAAAAATTCAAAGCTATGCATTTGGTCCCAAGACGATCACTAGCCAACCAGGCAAAGAAATTGTATGGATCAACAACGACAGCGCCAGCCACAGTATTCTAATCGACGGCCACGAAAGCCCACGCTTAAGAAAAGGCGGCGAATATCATTACACCTTTTCAGCGTCGGGAGAATATCACTACCAATGTGGCATTCATCCAGCGATGAAAGGCACGATCATCATCACGGAAAATGGCACGGGAAATACATCGCCATCAATACCTACAAGCCTTAAACCTCGTCCTGTCACGGAGAAGTCTATGCCTGCTATGTCATCTACTTCCACCCCACAACCGCGCCCCAAAGCCGTTCAAAACGACATTGCAGCGGGCAAAGATACCGTGTCCATCGTTGATTTCATGCGCTTTTCACCCGAGGTACTCACCGTGACCGCCGGTACCGAGGTCACTTGGAATAACCATGACGGCTCTAATCACATTATTCAAGTTGGCAATATCCGCAGCCCACGATTACGCCACAATGCGAGCTTTTCCTACCGCTTTGACAAGCCTGGGGAGTATCCGTATATCTGCGGTATTCACGGCAATAAAATGTCGGGAAAAATTATCGTAAAGTAA
- a CDS encoding FMN-binding protein has product MLNPFVKMGGTASTSDAVARRPLDAEKIILLLFFLIISSLYSGNAKAFELYKTFQTPDVFLAEMFNNQVPAPTVLNLDAKAQSEIRAVFNRPFPSQRVRYWKDANKTVWVFDDIGKEGYVPTTSGFAVSNGAIETARVLIYRESRGEQVAEPSFLNQLKGAKAAGNKLSNKVDNITGATLSVQMMERMARTALTLDTLSH; this is encoded by the coding sequence ATGCTCAATCCATTTGTAAAAATGGGCGGCACGGCATCTACTTCAGATGCCGTTGCGCGGCGCCCACTAGATGCAGAAAAAATAATTTTATTATTGTTTTTTCTTATTATTAGCAGCCTCTATTCAGGAAATGCAAAAGCCTTTGAACTGTATAAAACATTTCAGACACCGGATGTCTTTCTCGCCGAAATGTTTAACAACCAGGTGCCCGCACCCACTGTGCTTAATTTAGACGCCAAAGCACAAAGTGAGATACGTGCGGTATTTAATCGCCCTTTTCCATCTCAGCGAGTGCGCTACTGGAAAGACGCGAATAAAACCGTGTGGGTTTTTGATGATATAGGTAAAGAGGGCTATGTGCCGACCACCTCAGGGTTTGCTGTGAGCAACGGCGCTATCGAGACTGCTCGTGTCCTTATCTACCGGGAATCTCGCGGTGAACAAGTTGCAGAACCGTCCTTCCTTAATCAATTAAAAGGAGCAAAGGCCGCTGGAAACAAGCTAAGCAATAAGGTGGACAATATTACCGGCGCTACGTTGTCGGTACAAATGATGGAACGCATGGCACGAACCGCTCTCACCTTAGATACTTTAAGTCACTAA
- a CDS encoding PepSY domain-containing protein, translated as MNTQHALRAEADRATYNESQTPTVKKVAIKPVSSAQKKPSAPKRNTSLLLRQWHQRLGIFAFVFMGWLGFSGILLNQSVSMGLDAIRVGSSTLMSLYGLHTTIPENGYFSAGHWLVTTTENTVLDDIALDRHIPSPLGFVDIKNKGDELLFVATNDKLTLLSPTGVLIEELSGYMLPVGHIRGIGIVEQQDTSFLALQGEGTYISADGLSWQEFDNTAAVNWSSLTQLDEKAKSDVEPYAHPTVALEQVLIDLHSGRLFGSIGSTLINFVGAAAVLLSISGIWMTWRTNRMRNARQKK; from the coding sequence ATGAACACGCAACATGCCCTTCGCGCCGAAGCAGACCGGGCGACCTACAATGAATCACAAACACCAACGGTTAAAAAGGTCGCCATCAAACCCGTCTCGTCTGCACAAAAAAAGCCAAGCGCCCCAAAGCGCAATACATCATTACTATTGCGCCAGTGGCACCAACGCCTAGGCATATTTGCCTTTGTATTTATGGGCTGGTTAGGTTTCAGTGGCATTTTACTTAATCAAAGTGTGAGCATGGGACTCGACGCTATTCGCGTCGGGTCCAGCACGCTGATGTCACTTTATGGTTTGCATACCACAATTCCGGAAAACGGCTATTTTTCTGCTGGGCACTGGCTCGTTACTACAACAGAAAATACCGTTTTAGACGATATTGCCCTCGACCGACACATTCCCTCACCCCTGGGTTTTGTCGACATCAAAAACAAGGGCGACGAACTCTTGTTCGTTGCGACCAATGACAAACTCACCTTGTTATCGCCCACCGGTGTGCTCATTGAAGAACTCAGCGGCTATATGCTCCCCGTTGGCCATATTCGCGGCATTGGCATCGTAGAACAACAAGATACGTCATTTTTAGCACTTCAAGGTGAAGGAACTTATATTAGTGCCGACGGCTTAAGCTGGCAGGAATTTGACAATACCGCAGCCGTAAACTGGTCGTCACTCACTCAGCTCGATGAAAAAGCAAAATCCGACGTTGAGCCCTATGCCCACCCTACCGTTGCCCTAGAACAAGTCTTAATTGACCTGCACAGCGGTCGGTTGTTTGGCTCTATTGGCTCAACGCTGATTAATTTTGTTGGCGCGGCCGCCGTATTATTATCGATTAGCGGTATCTGGATGACATGGCGCACTAATCGTATGCGCAACGCTCGTCAAAAAAAGTAA